One Bacteroidota bacterium DNA segment encodes these proteins:
- a CDS encoding DUF3098 domain-containing protein, protein MAKGKKEGFAFGKLNYQIMLAGIALLVVGFLLMAGGGSDDPKVFNPEIFSFRRITLAPIIVLTGFATVMFAIMKKVKED, encoded by the coding sequence ATGGCCAAAGGAAAAAAAGAAGGATTCGCGTTCGGAAAACTAAATTACCAGATCATGTTGGCAGGAATTGCTCTTTTGGTCGTTGGCTTTTTACTGATGGCCGGCGGTGGTTCAGACGACCCTAAAGTATTTAACCCCGAAATATTCAGCTTCCGCAGGATCACACTTGCTCCGATTATTGTACTCACCGGTTTCGCAACAGTAATGTTCGCGATCATGAAAAAGGTTAAGGAAGATTAG